Proteins encoded in a region of the Paramagnetospirillum magneticum AMB-1 genome:
- a CDS encoding sensor histidine kinase — MSEPQRPSPDALLAQARREGRGRLKIFLGAAPGVGKTYAMLCAAHERLKDGVDVVAGVVETHGRKETEALVKGLDVLPARLVEYRGREFREMDLDALISRRPAIALVDELAHANVPGSRHLKRWQDVEEVLAAGINVYATLNIQHLESLNDVVERISGVKVRETLPDGVLAGADEIELIDLPPADLIKRLNEGKVYVPEQARRAVGHFFSPGNLTALREMALRHAAERVDAQMVDYMRSNAIAGPWPARERIMVCIDERADSDRLVRVAKRAADRRGAAWVAVTVETSHTLTLPEADKDRVAAAMRLAAQLGGETAHLQGDDVVAVVLACAAERNATQIVVGRPRRLRLLDHFAATVTDRLVERGGAFNVLVVGDDSEDARKVPKPTAVQPEPQDWPGLALALAAAGAATGLGFAIDLWLSVASISVAYLLAVMVVAMWIGLRPGILASVASFLAFNFFFTEPRFTFAVSDVQNLLTLAFFLIAAFIVSGMASRLRAQVQASRESARRTVNLYEFGRKVTGAATQDDVLWAVVHHVADTIRGRSLVLMPVEGRLSVMAGYPPEDHLDDKSAAAAEWAWSHGKPAGRGSATLPAALWLFLPLRTGRSAVGVLGVQMSEDADLPSPAQMRLLETLADQAAVAIERTTLVSDIEAARVATERERLRSALLSSLSHDLRTPLVSIMGAASSLISYDDILGPADRRDLAQTVQDEAERLNRFVQNLLDMTRLGSGTLKPRIDWADLSDIVGGAVERAARLTRSHAVKVDIDPDMPLLCVDAVLLGQVFFNLLDNACKYSPPGTGIKVWARRAADHISIEVADQGPGIPEADREKVFDMFYRVGLTDSQPAGTGLGLAICRGIVEAHGGTIRAEAGLHGSGTAIIIRLPLPPSPDVAGEEA; from the coding sequence CAAGGGCCTCGACGTGTTGCCGGCCCGTCTGGTCGAGTACCGGGGGCGCGAGTTCCGTGAGATGGACCTGGACGCGCTGATCAGCCGGCGCCCCGCCATCGCCCTGGTGGACGAACTGGCCCACGCCAACGTTCCGGGCTCGCGCCACCTCAAGCGCTGGCAGGACGTGGAGGAGGTGTTGGCCGCCGGCATCAACGTCTACGCCACTTTGAACATCCAGCACCTGGAAAGCCTGAACGACGTGGTCGAGCGGATTTCCGGCGTTAAGGTGCGCGAAACACTGCCCGACGGCGTGCTGGCTGGGGCCGACGAGATCGAGCTGATCGACTTGCCGCCCGCCGACCTGATCAAGCGGTTGAACGAGGGCAAGGTCTACGTCCCCGAGCAGGCGCGCCGCGCCGTCGGCCACTTCTTCTCGCCCGGCAACCTGACGGCGCTGCGCGAGATGGCGCTGCGCCATGCCGCCGAGCGGGTGGACGCCCAGATGGTCGATTACATGCGCTCCAACGCCATCGCCGGTCCTTGGCCGGCGCGCGAGCGCATCATGGTCTGCATCGACGAGCGGGCGGATTCCGACCGGCTGGTGCGCGTCGCCAAGCGGGCTGCCGACCGCCGGGGCGCCGCCTGGGTGGCGGTGACGGTGGAGACCTCGCACACCCTGACTCTGCCTGAGGCCGACAAGGACCGCGTCGCCGCCGCCATGCGGCTTGCCGCCCAACTGGGTGGCGAGACGGCCCACCTGCAGGGCGACGACGTGGTGGCCGTCGTCCTGGCCTGCGCCGCCGAGCGCAACGCCACCCAGATCGTGGTCGGACGCCCCCGGCGGCTGCGGCTGCTCGACCACTTCGCCGCCACTGTCACCGACCGGTTGGTCGAGCGGGGCGGCGCGTTCAACGTCCTGGTGGTCGGTGACGATTCCGAGGATGCCCGCAAGGTGCCGAAACCGACGGCGGTCCAGCCCGAACCCCAAGACTGGCCGGGACTCGCCCTTGCCCTGGCGGCGGCGGGGGCGGCCACTGGACTGGGATTCGCCATCGATTTGTGGTTGTCGGTGGCCAGCATTTCGGTGGCCTACCTGCTGGCTGTGATGGTGGTGGCCATGTGGATCGGGCTTCGGCCCGGCATCCTGGCCTCGGTGGCGAGCTTTCTCGCCTTCAACTTCTTTTTCACCGAGCCGCGCTTCACCTTCGCCGTCTCGGACGTGCAGAACCTGCTAACCCTGGCCTTCTTCCTGATCGCCGCCTTCATCGTTTCGGGCATGGCGAGCCGATTGCGGGCCCAGGTCCAGGCCAGCCGCGAAAGTGCTCGGCGCACCGTCAACCTCTACGAATTCGGCCGCAAGGTGACGGGGGCGGCGACCCAGGACGACGTGCTGTGGGCGGTGGTCCACCACGTGGCCGACACCATCCGGGGCCGTTCGCTGGTGCTGATGCCGGTCGAGGGTCGGCTTTCGGTGATGGCCGGCTATCCGCCCGAGGACCATCTGGACGATAAGTCGGCCGCCGCCGCCGAGTGGGCCTGGAGCCACGGCAAGCCGGCGGGGCGTGGTTCGGCGACCCTTCCCGCCGCCCTATGGCTGTTCCTGCCGTTGCGCACCGGGCGCAGCGCCGTGGGCGTGCTGGGGGTACAGATGAGCGAGGACGCCGACCTGCCCAGCCCGGCTCAAATGCGCCTGCTGGAAACCCTGGCCGACCAAGCGGCGGTGGCTATCGAGCGCACCACCCTGGTTTCCGACATTGAGGCGGCGCGGGTGGCGACCGAGCGCGAGCGTTTGCGCTCGGCCCTGCTGTCGTCGCTTTCCCACGACCTCAGGACGCCGCTGGTCTCCATCATGGGGGCGGCCAGCAGCCTGATCAGCTATGACGACATCCTGGGCCCGGCCGATCGCCGCGATCTGGCCCAGACCGTCCAGGACGAGGCCGAGCGCCTTAACCGCTTCGTCCAGAACCTGCTGGACATGACCCGGCTGGGCAGCGGCACGCTCAAGCCCCGCATCGACTGGGCCGACCTGTCCGACATCGTCGGTGGCGCGGTGGAGCGGGCGGCCCGCCTGACCCGTTCCCACGCCGTCAAGGTGGACATCGATCCCGACATGCCTTTGCTTTGTGTCGATGCGGTGCTTCTGGGCCAAGTGTTCTTCAACCTGCTGGATAACGCCTGCAAGTATTCGCCCCCCGGCACCGGCATCAAGGTCTGGGCCAGGAGGGCCGCCGACCATATCTCCATCGAAGTGGCCGACCAGGGGCCGGGCATCCCCGAGGCCGACCGCGAGAAGGTGTTCGACATGTTCTACCGGGTCGGCCTGACTGACAGTCAGCCGGCGGGAACCGGCCTGGGGCTGGCCATCTGCCGCGGCATCGTCGAGGCCCATGGCGGCACCATCCGTGCCGAAGCGGGCTTGCATGGATCGGGGACCGCCATCATCATCCGTCTGCCGTTGCCGCCGTCCCCGGACGTGGCCGGCGAGGAGGCGTGA
- a CDS encoding response regulator gives MSRILVVDDEPQIRKFLRISLAANGYEVAEAESGAAGLQAFRAACPDLLILDLGLPDMDGQEIISAVRQDCDIPIIVLSVRAQELDKVEALDRGANDYVTKPFGVAELMARVRAVLRPHLPKEGGQVVESGSLKIDLDRLVVRKAGSEIHLSRKEWDLLAFFARHPDHVLTHKHILKGVWGPAHVDDTAYLRVYVNQLRQKLEDDPARPRLIVTDPGVGYRLRSDPQP, from the coding sequence ATGAGCCGTATCTTGGTCGTCGACGACGAACCGCAAATCCGCAAGTTCCTGCGCATTTCGCTGGCCGCCAACGGCTACGAGGTCGCCGAAGCGGAATCCGGCGCTGCCGGTCTCCAGGCCTTCCGCGCCGCTTGCCCCGATCTGCTGATCCTCGACCTCGGCCTGCCCGACATGGATGGGCAGGAGATCATCTCCGCCGTACGCCAGGATTGCGATATTCCCATCATTGTGCTGTCGGTGCGCGCCCAGGAGTTGGACAAGGTCGAGGCCCTGGACCGCGGTGCCAACGACTATGTGACCAAGCCGTTCGGCGTCGCCGAACTGATGGCCCGCGTGCGCGCCGTGCTGCGTCCCCACCTTCCCAAGGAGGGCGGGCAGGTGGTGGAGAGCGGCTCGCTTAAGATCGATCTCGACCGTCTGGTGGTCCGCAAGGCCGGTTCTGAAATCCATCTGTCGCGCAAGGAATGGGACCTGCTGGCTTTCTTCGCCCGCCATCCCGACCATGTTCTGACCCACAAGCACATCCTCAAGGGGGTCTGGGGGCCGGCCCATGTGGACGACACCGCCTACCTGCGGGTCTATGTCAACCAGTTGCGCCAGAAGCTGGAGGACGATCCCGCCCGGCCCAGGCTGATCGTCACCGATCCGGGGGTGGGCTATCGGCTCCGTTCGGACCCGCAGCCCTGA
- a CDS encoding sigma-54-dependent transcriptional regulator: MSKLLLVDDEPAFLRLAAAWLEKQGHSVETAADGARAREAFLRERPDLVLLDLVMPPERTPEAGLARIPDFAAVPVVVLTAHADHDLALRAVAAGAWDFLAKPVEPDLLRFVVELALLKRGLEQEVASLRAAQPTEDGIFGSSPVILRLKEMIRRIAPADLPVMVLGPSGTGKELVAHALHAASPRRSGPFVAVHCGAIPAELLESELFGHLKDSFTGAHQDRQGLVAAAHGGTLFPDEVGEMPPSMQVKLLRFLQEDTYSPVGGRQPLTADVRVVSATHRDIEAMAVEGSFREDFYYRLKGLILRSPPLAERREDIAPLAARFLADAAKRRRLHLTAEALAWLAEQDWPGNVRELKAVVTSAAALAEGSVLTLADLAFARSGDPATLPQAAPATLAETVADLERRLIITALAATGNNHSAAACRLGLSRVGLLKMMTRLGLR; encoded by the coding sequence ATGAGCAAGCTCCTCCTGGTCGATGACGAGCCCGCCTTTCTTCGCCTCGCTGCCGCTTGGCTGGAAAAGCAGGGGCACAGTGTGGAGACCGCCGCCGATGGCGCCCGAGCCCGTGAAGCCTTTCTCCGCGAGCGCCCCGATCTGGTGCTGCTCGATCTGGTGATGCCGCCCGAGCGCACGCCGGAAGCGGGACTGGCGCGGATACCGGACTTCGCCGCCGTACCGGTGGTGGTGCTGACCGCCCATGCCGATCATGACCTGGCGTTGCGGGCGGTGGCGGCGGGGGCCTGGGATTTCCTGGCCAAGCCGGTGGAACCAGACCTGCTGCGTTTCGTGGTCGAGCTGGCCTTGCTCAAGCGCGGCCTGGAGCAGGAAGTGGCGTCCTTGCGCGCCGCCCAGCCGACCGAGGACGGCATCTTCGGTTCCAGTCCGGTCATCCTGCGCCTCAAGGAGATGATCCGCCGTATCGCTCCCGCCGACCTGCCGGTGATGGTGCTGGGACCCAGCGGCACCGGCAAGGAACTGGTGGCCCATGCCCTTCATGCCGCCAGTCCGCGCCGCTCTGGTCCCTTCGTCGCCGTTCATTGCGGTGCCATTCCGGCGGAACTGCTGGAAAGCGAGTTGTTCGGCCACCTGAAGGACAGCTTCACCGGCGCCCATCAGGATCGCCAGGGGCTGGTAGCGGCGGCTCATGGCGGCACCCTGTTCCCCGATGAGGTGGGCGAGATGCCACCATCCATGCAGGTCAAGCTGCTGCGCTTCCTGCAGGAAGACACCTATAGCCCGGTGGGCGGACGCCAGCCCCTGACCGCCGATGTGCGGGTGGTCTCGGCCACCCACCGTGATATCGAGGCCATGGCGGTCGAGGGCTCGTTCCGCGAAGACTTCTATTACCGTCTCAAGGGCCTGATCCTGCGCAGCCCGCCGCTGGCCGAACGCCGCGAGGACATTGCCCCCTTGGCCGCCCGCTTCCTGGCCGATGCCGCCAAGCGCCGACGGCTGCATCTGACGGCGGAAGCCCTGGCGTGGTTGGCCGAGCAGGACTGGCCGGGCAATGTCCGTGAACTCAAGGCGGTAGTGACCTCCGCCGCCGCCCTGGCCGAAGGAAGCGTCCTCACGCTGGCTGATCTCGCCTTCGCCCGCAGCGGCGATCCCGCCACCCTCCCCCAGGCCGCGCCCGCCACCCTGGCCGAGACCGTGGCCGATCTCGAGCGCCGTCTGATCATCACGGCGCTTGCCGCCACCGGCAACAACCACAGCGCCGCCGCCTGCCGCCTCGGCCTGTCGCGGGTAGGGTTGCTGAAGATGATGACGCGGCTGGGGTTGCGGTAA
- a CDS encoding sensor histidine kinase, with translation MERELPPGLTLTADPLRLRQALVNLLDNARAAGGRVLVVAEREPDSVMVHVCDDGPGIPDDIRASLFQPFISRSPGGTGLGLAIVAKVMAAHNGSVLLSERPSWSTCFSLRFPA, from the coding sequence GTGGAGCGTGAACTCCCGCCGGGGCTGACCCTGACCGCCGATCCCCTCCGCCTGCGCCAAGCCCTGGTCAACCTGCTGGACAATGCCAGGGCGGCTGGCGGGCGGGTGCTGGTGGTTGCCGAACGCGAGCCCGATAGTGTCATGGTCCACGTCTGCGACGATGGTCCCGGCATTCCCGACGACATCCGTGCCTCGCTGTTCCAGCCCTTCATCTCGCGCAGCCCCGGCGGCACCGGCCTGGGGTTGGCCATCGTCGCCAAGGTGATGGCGGCCCATAATGGTTCGGTGCTCTTGAGCGAACGTCCCAGTTGGTCCACCTGTTTCAGCTTGAGGTTCCCGGCATGA
- a CDS encoding complex I NDUFA9 subunit family protein: protein MTRVLIIGGIGFIGHYYAAALAAAGHRVTALGRSGIDLVRDGEAVLAAHLTGHDVVVNAAGLVRGRGSNTMAAVHAQGTERLVRACLAAGVSRLIHLSALGASSHGGTLYQQTKGLGEDVLKAASGLECSVLRPSVVIGRGGASTAVLTALAALPWPPHIGPGTWRVQPVHVDDLAELVVRLVETKEHLPGSLDVVGPAAMTTDELTMALRVWLGLPSRSFLPVPEALLGVIASVGERLMSGPISRDIVAMLKVGNTADPKPFTAILGRAPRHLPEALAMHPACEATPGNQSLARDVIRFRQAQHVDGGRRLFGRATSPIVRATSFRRSTTLCLRTIFSTFRR from the coding sequence ATGACGCGGGTCCTGATCATCGGCGGCATCGGCTTCATCGGCCATTATTATGCCGCCGCTCTCGCCGCCGCCGGTCACCGGGTGACGGCCCTGGGGCGGAGCGGCATCGATCTGGTCCGAGACGGCGAGGCCGTCCTGGCGGCCCACCTCACCGGCCATGACGTGGTGGTCAATGCCGCCGGTCTGGTCCGGGGCCGTGGCTCTAACACCATGGCGGCCGTCCACGCGCAAGGAACCGAACGGCTGGTGCGGGCCTGTCTGGCTGCCGGGGTGTCTCGGCTGATCCATCTGTCGGCGTTGGGGGCGTCCTCCCATGGCGGAACCCTGTACCAGCAGACCAAGGGCCTCGGCGAGGATGTGCTGAAAGCCGCTTCCGGGCTGGAGTGCAGTGTGCTGCGGCCCTCAGTGGTGATCGGTCGAGGCGGTGCCAGCACGGCCGTATTGACCGCCCTGGCCGCTCTCCCCTGGCCGCCGCACATTGGTCCCGGTACCTGGAGAGTACAGCCGGTTCATGTGGACGACTTGGCCGAACTGGTGGTGCGGTTGGTGGAGACGAAGGAGCATCTGCCGGGCTCGCTCGACGTGGTCGGGCCAGCCGCCATGACCACCGACGAGCTGACCATGGCCTTGCGCGTTTGGTTGGGGCTGCCGTCCCGGAGCTTTCTACCGGTGCCCGAAGCCCTCCTTGGTGTGATTGCGTCAGTGGGCGAACGGCTGATGAGTGGCCCCATCAGCCGCGATATCGTCGCCATGCTGAAGGTGGGCAATACCGCCGATCCAAAGCCCTTCACCGCCATCCTGGGACGGGCACCGCGTCATTTGCCCGAGGCGCTGGCCATGCATCCAGCCTGCGAGGCCACCCCCGGCAACCAATCCCTCGCCAGAGATGTAATCAGATTCCGGCAGGCACAGCATGTAGACGGCGGCCGCCGCCTCTTCGGGCGTGCCACTTCGCCGATCGTTCGCGCTACGTCGTTCAGGCGCTCAACAACATTGTGTCTGAGGACAATTTTCAGCACTTTTCGTCGGTAA
- a CDS encoding bifunctional diguanylate cyclase/phosphodiesterase: protein MNRHVERRQMIHAMSAVFQNLDLKTKIVAACVGLFVAAIWLLAHDVAEEVRDDVKAVVAAEQTALVEHITDSLEEESKLRINTLKDVASLISPEMMGDRERLGAKLAEFKHIGRLFNLGLSVVSRQGIGFVDFPALKGRAGSDFSGEDYFPAIMAGEEVAIGRPRLGRFSNRPVVLLAVPIRGAANEVIGVLVGANSVSDSDFFTEIIPRQSRLDGEFHIVSPRDRLYVASTRKDRILQPLPASGVNHMLDRYVEGYEGSGLSINSEGMEVLSSSRRIESTGWAVIATIPTSVAFAPIRRLEFEIYQDAALASVIIAVLLWLFVRRQLRPLEHAAGMLNAMATGSRPLSPLPVEGGPEIRQMLDSFNKFHERIKAQKQSLRDNAEQLQLAASVFDGTSEAIAITDAEGLIVSVNKPFCRLTGYELEELVGRNPNILKSGRHDSDFYAEMWRSITATGNWSGEVWNRRKNGEVYPERLTISTIYDAKGQIQRRVAIASDITEQKKAEEIIWHQANHDLLTGLPNRRRFLDLLRKDLARADSLPDMVVGVLLIDLDRFKEVNDTLGHAIGDQLLLEVARRIRSCLSEKDVIGHLGADEFIVSMIDDLSTTRLEAAVAAIRMVIAEPFRSGSDTLHLTASIGITAYPTDGGDMEELLRNVDQAVREAKNGGRDRSCCFTESMREAGQTRLQLANDLREALSEGQFEVYYQPIIDMPSRAIVKAEALLRWRHPERGFVSPTIFIPIAEETGLICDIGNWVFRQAAATARRLCDSCRYVVGGICRKDDIAGPSTPCRFQIAVNKSPRQFFSGFSHLEWAEHLRELNISPQCISIEVTEGLLLGQHAEVMERLTKFRAAGMQIALDDFGTGYSAMSYLKRFDIDYIKIDQSFVRDMTVDSSDRAIAEAIIAMAHRLGMKVVAEGIETEEQYALLAAAGCDFGQGYLFAKPMPVDQFEALVGDLTDEKC from the coding sequence ATGAACCGCCACGTTGAACGGCGCCAGATGATCCACGCCATGTCGGCAGTATTTCAGAATCTCGACCTCAAGACCAAGATCGTTGCGGCCTGCGTCGGCCTGTTCGTGGCTGCCATCTGGCTGCTCGCCCATGACGTGGCGGAGGAGGTGCGCGACGACGTGAAGGCCGTGGTTGCGGCCGAGCAGACCGCCCTGGTCGAGCACATCACCGACAGTCTCGAGGAAGAGAGCAAGCTCCGCATCAACACTCTTAAGGATGTCGCATCGCTGATCTCCCCGGAAATGATGGGGGACCGCGAACGCCTGGGGGCGAAGCTGGCCGAGTTCAAGCATATCGGCCGCCTGTTCAATCTGGGGCTGTCGGTGGTTTCCCGCCAGGGAATCGGCTTCGTCGACTTTCCCGCCCTGAAAGGCCGGGCCGGATCGGATTTCTCGGGTGAAGACTATTTCCCGGCGATCATGGCCGGCGAAGAGGTCGCCATCGGTCGCCCGCGGCTGGGGCGGTTCAGCAACCGCCCGGTCGTTCTGCTGGCCGTCCCGATCCGGGGGGCAGCCAACGAAGTCATCGGCGTCCTGGTGGGGGCCAACTCCGTCTCGGACAGTGACTTCTTCACCGAGATCATCCCCCGGCAAAGCCGCCTGGACGGGGAATTCCATATCGTTTCCCCCCGTGACCGCCTTTATGTCGCCTCCACCCGGAAGGACCGGATCCTCCAGCCCCTTCCGGCATCGGGCGTCAACCACATGCTCGACCGCTATGTGGAAGGTTACGAGGGGTCGGGGCTTTCCATCAATTCCGAGGGCATGGAAGTCCTTAGCTCCTCTAGGCGGATCGAGAGCACGGGATGGGCCGTCATCGCCACCATCCCGACATCCGTCGCTTTCGCCCCCATCCGTCGCCTGGAATTCGAGATCTACCAGGATGCCGCGCTGGCATCGGTCATCATCGCCGTGCTGCTGTGGCTGTTCGTCCGGCGCCAGTTGCGGCCGCTGGAACATGCAGCCGGAATGCTCAACGCCATGGCCACGGGCAGCCGCCCCCTCAGTCCCCTGCCGGTCGAGGGCGGACCGGAAATCCGCCAGATGCTGGACAGCTTCAACAAGTTCCATGAGCGCATCAAGGCCCAGAAGCAATCTCTTCGGGACAATGCCGAGCAGCTCCAACTGGCGGCGTCGGTGTTCGATGGCACCAGCGAGGCCATCGCCATCACCGATGCGGAGGGGCTGATCGTCAGCGTCAACAAGCCCTTCTGCCGCCTGACCGGCTACGAACTCGAGGAACTGGTTGGCCGGAATCCGAACATCTTGAAATCCGGCCGCCACGATTCCGACTTCTATGCCGAGATGTGGCGGTCGATCACCGCCACGGGAAACTGGTCGGGCGAGGTGTGGAACCGCCGCAAGAACGGGGAGGTCTATCCCGAACGCCTGACCATCTCGACCATTTACGATGCCAAGGGCCAGATTCAGCGCCGGGTCGCCATCGCCTCGGACATCACGGAGCAGAAGAAGGCCGAGGAGATCATCTGGCACCAGGCCAACCACGACCTGCTGACCGGCCTGCCCAATCGCCGCCGCTTCCTTGACCTGCTGCGCAAGGATCTGGCACGCGCCGACAGTCTTCCGGACATGGTGGTGGGCGTCCTCCTGATCGATCTCGACCGCTTCAAGGAGGTCAACGACACCCTGGGACACGCCATCGGCGACCAGTTGCTGCTGGAGGTGGCGCGCCGGATCAGGTCCTGCCTGTCGGAAAAGGACGTCATCGGCCATCTGGGAGCCGACGAGTTCATCGTCTCTATGATCGACGACCTGAGCACCACCCGTCTGGAGGCCGCCGTCGCGGCGATCCGCATGGTCATCGCCGAACCCTTCCGTTCGGGCAGCGACACCCTCCATCTGACCGCCAGCATCGGCATCACCGCCTATCCCACCGATGGCGGCGATATGGAGGAATTGCTGCGCAACGTCGATCAGGCGGTGCGCGAAGCCAAGAATGGCGGGCGCGACCGTTCGTGCTGCTTCACCGAATCCATGCGGGAAGCGGGGCAGACCAGACTGCAGTTGGCCAATGATCTCCGGGAGGCCCTTTCCGAAGGGCAATTCGAGGTCTACTACCAGCCCATCATCGACATGCCGTCGCGAGCCATCGTCAAGGCTGAGGCTTTGCTGCGCTGGCGCCATCCGGAGCGCGGATTCGTCAGCCCCACAATCTTCATTCCCATCGCCGAGGAAACCGGCCTGATCTGCGATATCGGCAATTGGGTGTTCCGCCAGGCGGCCGCCACGGCCAGGCGGCTGTGTGATAGCTGCCGCTATGTCGTTGGCGGCATCTGCCGCAAGGACGACATCGCCGGCCCGTCGACACCCTGCCGTTTCCAGATCGCCGTCAACAAGTCGCCCCGCCAGTTCTTCTCGGGCTTCAGCCACCTGGAGTGGGCGGAACATCTGCGGGAGCTGAACATCTCGCCCCAATGCATCTCCATCGAGGTCACCGAGGGCCTGCTGCTGGGCCAACATGCGGAAGTGATGGAGCGCCTGACCAAGTTCCGCGCCGCCGGCATGCAGATCGCCCTGGACGATTTCGGCACCGGCTATTCCGCCATGTCCTATCTGAAGCGCTTCGACATCGACTACATCAAGATCGACCAGTCCTTCGTCCGAGACATGACCGTCGATTCCAGCGATCGCGCTATCGCCGAAGCCATTATCGCCATGGCCCACCGGCTGGGCATGAAAGTGGTGGCGGAAGGAATCGAGACCGAGGAGCAATACGCCCTGCTGGCGGCGGCCGGCTGCGATTTCGGCCAGGGCTATCTCTTCGCCAAACCCATGCCGGTAGACCAGTTCGAAGCCCTGGTCGGTGATCTTACCGACGAAAAGTGCTGA
- a CDS encoding YkgJ family cysteine cluster protein has translation MRHFRCTACGKCCVGWLPLTLKDALLHAGRFPLAVVWTPVRQAAKDFAATERLGFTFRTPDKKTVAVRVCPTAYIPPTMACPALTADNLCAIHGAKPLRCKTMPFFPYRDEGHQADLLVPRPGWDCDVSPSAPSVYDGKTIVDRTDFDAERAELLAQAPLIRPYAQRLMETAPAMASGLAKALLKPGGGHVAVSFASLLRHLPNEDRSRIAARQIGALTEASHRLGTESSWAEYRRNYQDWAWEMERLT, from the coding sequence ATGCGGCACTTCCGTTGCACCGCCTGTGGGAAGTGTTGCGTCGGCTGGCTGCCGCTGACTCTCAAGGATGCCCTGCTCCATGCCGGCCGGTTTCCCCTCGCCGTGGTCTGGACGCCGGTTCGCCAGGCCGCCAAGGACTTTGCCGCCACCGAAAGGCTGGGCTTTACTTTCCGCACTCCCGACAAGAAGACGGTGGCGGTCAGGGTCTGCCCCACCGCCTACATCCCCCCCACCATGGCCTGTCCGGCGCTCACCGCTGATAATCTGTGCGCCATCCATGGGGCCAAGCCCCTGCGGTGCAAGACCATGCCGTTCTTTCCCTACCGGGACGAGGGGCATCAGGCGGACCTGCTGGTTCCCCGTCCCGGTTGGGACTGCGACGTCTCGCCATCGGCGCCTTCCGTCTATGACGGCAAGACCATTGTCGACCGAACCGATTTCGATGCCGAACGGGCCGAATTGTTGGCTCAGGCCCCCCTGATCAGGCCCTATGCCCAACGGCTCATGGAGACGGCTCCCGCCATGGCAAGCGGCCTCGCCAAGGCCCTCCTCAAGCCGGGCGGGGGGCATGTCGCCGTAAGCTTTGCCTCGCTCCTGCGGCATTTGCCGAACGAGGATCGGAGCCGAATCGCCGCCCGGCAGATCGGGGCCCTGACGGAGGCATCCCACAGGCTCGGGACAGAATCCAGCTGGGCCGAATATCGCCGGAATTATCAGGACTGGGCCTGGGAAATGGAGCGGCTGACCTGA
- a CDS encoding YchJ family protein: MTADSLSACPCGSGLAFDACCGPIVDGAPAPTAEALMRARYSAFVTRRIGDFLLETLAPEKRGEFNLREVELSARDARGMGFDVRAVDGGGIDDDRGSVEYVARFKIRDQVQIHHEIATFRREDERWLYVDGRINPKAEPRQVSKVGRNDPCPCGSGLKFKKCCGG; encoded by the coding sequence TTGACCGCAGACTCACTCTCGGCCTGCCCCTGCGGTTCCGGCCTGGCGTTCGACGCCTGTTGCGGACCGATTGTCGACGGCGCCCCCGCCCCCACAGCCGAAGCGCTGATGCGGGCCCGCTACAGCGCCTTCGTGACCCGCCGGATCGGCGACTTCCTCCTGGAGACCCTGGCCCCCGAGAAGCGGGGCGAGTTCAATCTCCGCGAGGTCGAGCTTTCGGCGCGCGACGCCAGGGGGATGGGATTTGACGTCCGGGCCGTCGATGGGGGCGGAATCGATGATGATCGCGGCTCGGTCGAATATGTCGCCCGGTTCAAGATTCGGGATCAGGTTCAGATTCATCACGAGATCGCGACCTTCCGGCGCGAAGACGAGCGTTGGCTCTATGTCGACGGCCGGATCAATCCCAAGGCCGAACCCCGCCAAGTCTCCAAGGTGGGACGCAACGATCCTTGCCCTTGTGGCTCGGGGCTCAAATTCAAGAAGTGCTGCGGCGGTTGA
- a CDS encoding cytochrome b/b6 domain-containing protein, giving the protein MKYDLLTKILHASIALGVSLQMITSLVMIYPKPGRVPNQWYEVHEWVGIALLGIVSIHWLWAVGRTLIRGDALLLFPWFSGARLGQLGRDIAETGCEALRGRLPGGDEPRALPAAVQGLGLLLALGMAVTGTALSMGMAPDGGLSPLLRVVKEIHESLAPVMWVYLLVHPLLGVLHQMAGHRSLSRMFGPR; this is encoded by the coding sequence ATGAAATACGATCTCCTGACCAAGATTCTCCACGCCAGCATCGCGCTCGGCGTCTCGCTGCAGATGATCACCAGCCTGGTGATGATCTATCCCAAGCCGGGACGTGTGCCCAATCAATGGTACGAAGTCCACGAATGGGTGGGGATCGCACTCCTGGGAATCGTTTCCATCCACTGGCTGTGGGCAGTGGGCCGGACGCTGATCCGGGGTGACGCACTGCTGCTGTTCCCGTGGTTCTCCGGCGCCCGGTTGGGCCAACTCGGCCGCGATATCGCCGAGACCGGGTGCGAAGCGCTGCGAGGGCGCCTGCCCGGTGGTGATGAACCCAGGGCTCTTCCGGCTGCGGTACAGGGACTGGGACTGCTGCTGGCGTTGGGCATGGCCGTCACCGGAACGGCCCTGTCCATGGGCATGGCGCCGGACGGAGGGCTTTCGCCGCTGTTACGGGTGGTGAAGGAGATCCACGAGTCCCTGGCGCCGGTGATGTGGGTCTATCTGCTCGTTCATCCGCTGCTCGGCGTACTTCACCAGATGGCCGGCCACCGGAGCCTGAGCCGCATGTTCGGCCCGCGCTGA